In Stigmatopora nigra isolate UIUO_SnigA chromosome 11, RoL_Snig_1.1, whole genome shotgun sequence, the following proteins share a genomic window:
- the fign gene encoding fidgetin codes for MITSTSFYGLKMQWTPEHTQWAEQHFDISSTTRSPAHKVEAYRGHLQRTYQYAWANDDISALTASNLLKKYAEKYSGILEGPNERALLCSYSEGATGLLNGRKSENEPWQEGIYPMNCAPDVISVSKAGMTAALPPTDASASIGSSPGVPSSLSEPSYSSSNCGSHTATTLHSSLSSQEYSAGYNGSYLHSSYSGQSTPALPSPHPSPLHSAGLLQPPPPPPPPTLVPSYNGASPSLPNYNYPPTGYPSQTAVGPSYSPGGAPPPSAYLPSGIAAPTPIPPATLPGYTYQSHNHTPIAPAPLNGSTSNSLKRKAFYMSGHGEVDSSYSDFNYNQQRSSQSPMYRLADSSVSDSARGNGFDRNADASSLAFKTTKQTISSDQQRKFSIHSSGALTPPSFASSKSSVDDLRAGETYGKFGSPILGEQSEEHRQHLPHSLTGPDVGTHTSSILAAEEQLKNIDPNLVDMVTTEILQQCPPVDWSDIAGLDMAKAAVKEEILWPILRPDMFSGLHALPRNLLLFGPQGTGRTLMARCMASQLGAAFLRLSSSALVTKWLVEGEKIIQASFLVARCRQPAVVFVSEVDLLLSAQLSEDSPVSRLKAELLMQLDSILSSAEDHILVVCSTSKPEEIPESLRRYFTKRLLIPLPDGTARHQIISQVLSQHNYCLSDKEMSLLVQRTDGFSGLDVVQLCQEAVMCALQGGSDLSSIHPRQMRPVSFQDFDNVFCKFQPSISQKELDTYTEWNKMFGCSQ; via the coding sequence GTCTAAAGATGCAGTGGACCCCAGAGCACACACAATGGGCAGAACAACACTTTGACATCTCATCCACTACCCGCTCTCCAGCGCACAAAGTAGAGGCCTACAGGGGACACTTGCAGCGAACGTACCAGTACGCGTGGGCAAACGATGATATCTCTGCGCTGACTGCCTCCAACCTACTTAAGAAGTACGCTGAGAAGTACTCTGGGATCCTCGAAGGCCCAAACGAAAGAGCCCTTCTCTGTTCTTACTCTGAAGGCGCCACCGGACTCTTGAATGGACGCAAGTCAGAGAATGAGCCCTGGCAGGAGGGGATTTACCCGATGAACTGTGCTCCAGATGTTATATCTGTGAGCAAAGCTGGAATGACAGCTGCTCTACCCCCTACAGATGCGTCAGCTAGCATAGGCAGCTCCCCGGGGGTACCGAGCAGCTTGTCTGAGCCCAGCTATTCCAGCAGCAACTGCGGCAGCCACACGGCCACGACGCTCCACTCGAGCCTTTCCTCTCAGGAATACAGCGCCGGCTACAACGGCTCCTACCTGCATTCTAGCTACAGCGGCCAGAGCACCCCGGCTCTCCCTTCTCCGCATCCCTCTCCTTTGCACAGCGCCGGGCTCTTACAGCCCCCGCCGCCTCCACCTCCCCCCACCTTAGTACCGAGCTACAATGGCGCCTCGCCAAGCCTCCCCAACTACAATTATCCGCCAACAGGGTATCCCTCTCAAACGGCTGTCGGGCCCAGCTATAGCCCTGGGGGGGCGCCCCCTCCTTCTGCTTATCTGCCGTCCGGCATTGCGGCGCCCACTCCCATCCCTCCTGCTACTCTGCCCGGCTACACGTACCAATCCCACAATCATACGCCGATTGCCCCGGCACCTCTGAACGGCAGCACGTCCAACTCGTTAAAACGAAAGGCTTTCTACATGAGTGGACACGGAGAAGTGGATTCTAGCTACAGTGATTTCAACTACAACCAACAGCGCTCTTCTCAGAGTCCAATGTATAGACTAGCAGACAGCAGTGTTTCCGACTCCGCCAGGGGCAACGGCTTTGACAGAAATGCTGATGCGTCTTCTTTGGCGTTTAAAACAACCAAACAGACAATATCTTCTGATCAGCAAAGAAAATTTAGCATACACTCCAGCGGGGCTCTAACTCCCCCATCTTTTGCATCATCCAAAAGCTCTGTGGACGACCTACGAGCCGGCGAGACCTACGGCAAGTTCGGATCGCCGATATTAGGCGAACAAAGTGAAGAGCACAGACAACACCTGCCTCACTCCCTAACTGGGCCCGACGTAGGCACGCATACCTCTTCTATCCTCGCTGCAGAGGAGCAATTAAAGAACATCGATCCCAACCTAGTGGACATGGTGACGACGGAAATCCTTCAGCAGTGCCCTCCGGTGGATTGGAGCGACATCGCCGGACTGGATATGGCCAAAGCGGCCGTCAAGGAAGAGATACTGTGGCCCATTTTGAGGCCCGATATGTTCAGTGGACTGCACGCGTTACCTCGTAACCTTCTTTTATTCGGACCTCAAGGAACAGGCAGAACGCTGATGGCTCGCTGCATGGCTAGCCAATTGGGGGCCGCCTTCTTGCGGCTCAGCAGCTCTGCACTTGTCACCAAGTGGTTGGTCGAAGGGGAAAAAATTATCCAGGCTTCCTTCCTGGTGGCTCGCTGTCGCCAACCGGCGGTGGTTTTCGTCAGCGAGGTGGACCTCCTCCTTTCAGCCCAACTTAGCGAAGACAGCCCAGTGAGTCGACTGAAGGCTGAACTACTCATGCAGCTCGATAGTATTTTGTCCTCCGCAGAGGATCACATTCTTGTGGTCTGCTCCACGAGTAAACCGGAAGAGATCCCAGAGTCCCTACGGAGGTATTTTACGAAGCGATTGCTCATCCCCTTACCCGACGGGACGGCGCGACACCAGATAATCAGCCAAGTACTCTCACAGCACAACTACTGTCTTAGTGACAAAGAGATGTCATTACTGGTTCAAAGGACAGACGGGTTTTCAGGACTGGACGTAGTGCAGCTTTGTCAAGAAGCAGTGATGTGTGCTCTCCAAGGTGGGTCGGACTTGTCGAGTATCCACCCCAGACAAATGAGACCAGTGTCTTTTCAAGACTTTGACAATGTGTTTTGTAAATTCCAGCCCAGCATATCACAGAAAGAACTTGACACATACACTGAATGGAATAAAATGTTTGGGTGCAGTCAATGA